A part of Chloracidobacterium sp. genomic DNA contains:
- a CDS encoding ABC transporter ATP-binding protein, giving the protein MSHHSFLVLLMSSAVEALSLTKRFGSQTVLAGVSLSVQAGEFFTLLGPSGCGKTTLLRLIAGFDQPDAGRICLAGQDVTHLPAYRRPVHTVFQSYALFPHLNAYDNIAFGLARRGHPPAVIRRRVEALLALVGLEGVQRRYPHQLSGGQQQRVALARALACEPPVLLLDEPLAALDPQLRRQMQRELKALQHQLGTTFIFVTHDQTEALTLSDRIAVLRNGRIAQVGSPQTLYHAPETAFVASFIGDCNLLIGKVYERHGQTVTVLIGEQPTQAGVRDDEPVAGRRVTIAIRPECVHLEQADGDNQPAGLTGHIIERTYAGSEMHWTVRLPDGQVLVAALRHNPSHTWEVGATVRVIWRPDQALVVRSDEATHEPQPGSS; this is encoded by the coding sequence GTGAGTCATCACAGCTTTCTGGTTTTACTGATGTCGTCCGCTGTCGAAGCTCTCTCACTCACCAAACGATTTGGTTCGCAGACCGTTCTTGCGGGCGTTTCTCTATCTGTTCAGGCGGGTGAGTTTTTCACCTTGCTAGGACCTTCGGGTTGCGGCAAAACCACCCTCCTGCGCCTCATCGCCGGTTTTGACCAACCGGACGCCGGGCGGATTTGCCTTGCCGGACAAGATGTTACGCATCTGCCGGCTTATCGTCGTCCGGTGCACACGGTTTTCCAGAGCTACGCCTTGTTTCCACACCTGAACGCCTACGATAACATCGCCTTTGGGCTGGCTCGCAGGGGCCATCCGCCAGCCGTCATCCGGCGACGTGTAGAAGCGCTGCTCGCTCTGGTTGGGTTGGAGGGCGTCCAACGTCGCTACCCACATCAATTATCGGGTGGACAGCAACAACGTGTGGCGCTGGCGCGCGCCCTAGCCTGTGAACCGCCCGTCCTATTGCTGGACGAGCCGCTGGCGGCGCTTGACCCGCAGCTTCGCCGACAAATGCAACGCGAGCTAAAAGCGCTCCAGCATCAACTTGGCACGACCTTTATCTTCGTCACGCACGATCAGACTGAAGCGTTGACGCTGTCCGACCGCATCGCCGTTCTCCGCAATGGACGGATTGCGCAAGTCGGCTCGCCCCAAACGCTCTACCACGCGCCTGAAACCGCCTTCGTCGCCTCGTTTATCGGTGACTGCAACCTACTCATAGGCAAGGTCTACGAACGCCATGGGCAGACGGTCACCGTTCTCATCGGAGAACAGCCAACTCAAGCAGGCGTCCGCGACGATGAGCCGGTCGCCGGGCGACGAGTCACAATTGCGATTCGGCCGGAGTGCGTCCACCTCGAACAGGCGGACGGCGACAACCAGCCGGCCGGGTTGACGGGACATATCATTGAGCGAACCTATGCTGGATCGGAGATGCACTGGACGGTTCGCCTGCCTGACGGACAGGTTTTGGTCGCCGCACTCCGCCACAACCCATCGCATACGTGGGAAGTCGGCGCGACGGTTCGGGTCATCTGGCGGCCGGATCAAGCACTGGTTGTTCGATCCGACGAAGCAACGCACGAACCTCAACCGGGAAGCTCGTGA
- the rpsG gene encoding 30S ribosomal protein S7: protein MPRRRVVEKREVLPDPIYNSEIVTKFINCLMWDGKRSVAEKIFYRAMESIRAKTDDDPLKVFKKALDNVRPRVEVRSRRVGGATYQVPIEVDHRRRGNALAIRWLITYARQRSEKSMIERLANELLDASNMRGGAVKKRDEVHRMADANRAFAHYRW, encoded by the coding sequence ATGCCGCGCAGACGAGTCGTTGAAAAGCGGGAGGTGCTTCCCGACCCGATTTACAACAGTGAGATCGTGACGAAGTTCATCAACTGTTTGATGTGGGACGGCAAGCGATCTGTCGCGGAGAAAATTTTCTACCGTGCCATGGAGAGTATCCGCGCCAAGACGGATGACGATCCGCTCAAGGTCTTCAAGAAAGCCTTGGACAATGTGCGCCCACGAGTTGAAGTGCGTTCACGGCGTGTTGGCGGCGCAACATACCAAGTACCAATTGAAGTCGATCATCGGCGGCGCGGCAATGCCTTGGCGATTCGCTGGCTGATTACCTATGCGCGCCAGCGCAGCGAAAAGTCCATGATTGAGCGGCTTGCGAATGAGCTTCTCGACGCTTCCAACATGCGTGGCGGAGCCGTCAAGAAGCGTGATGAGGTTCACCGTATGGCGGATGC
- a CDS encoding ADP-ribosylglycohydrolase family protein, whose amino-acid sequence MKENFQGCLLGAAIGDALGFPFKGMTAAAIAEYSRFESLREFQPASSVRAEPGELADEGQLLLLTLESICTQRALDVPDMIRRLKGWFRSHPKDMTPLVRHVLCRLDAGEDAAEAAEGASFESQFQPADGGHLTRCLPVALYRVADADRRRSDLITVARLTHWDPVAVQAALVLGELVAQLVQRRHFSPEACLPSDALPEVRDVVQAAPAADRLDVSGSALGALEVGLWALRTAKTAEEGLVEVVALGGATDTNAAVAGALLGAKFTRLALPQRWVYRLEGHARLEVLGARLFELAGVK is encoded by the coding sequence ATGAAAGAAAACTTCCAAGGTTGTTTGCTTGGCGCCGCCATTGGCGATGCGCTGGGATTCCCGTTCAAGGGGATGACCGCCGCAGCCATTGCCGAGTACAGCCGTTTTGAGTCCCTGCGCGAATTCCAACCTGCGTCGTCCGTTCGTGCGGAACCGGGTGAACTGGCCGACGAGGGACAACTCCTGCTGCTCACGCTGGAGAGCATTTGTACGCAACGGGCGCTCGATGTCCCGGATATGATCCGCCGGTTGAAGGGTTGGTTTCGGAGTCATCCGAAGGACATGACGCCGCTGGTTCGGCATGTGCTTTGTCGCTTGGACGCCGGTGAAGACGCGGCGGAAGCTGCTGAGGGCGCTTCGTTCGAGTCGCAATTCCAACCGGCGGACGGCGGGCATCTCACGCGCTGCTTGCCCGTCGCCCTCTACCGTGTCGCGGACGCCGACCGCCGTCGCTCCGATCTCATCACGGTGGCACGCTTGACCCATTGGGATCCAGTCGCCGTACAGGCCGCGTTGGTTTTGGGTGAACTCGTCGCGCAGCTTGTTCAGCGCCGACACTTTTCTCCGGAAGCATGCCTGCCGTCTGACGCCTTACCGGAAGTTCGAGACGTGGTTCAGGCTGCTCCGGCGGCCGACCGTTTGGATGTATCGGGCAGTGCGCTAGGCGCGTTGGAGGTTGGTTTGTGGGCGCTGAGGACGGCCAAGACGGCTGAAGAGGGGTTGGTTGAGGTCGTTGCGCTTGGCGGCGCTACTGACACCAACGCGGCGGTCGCGGGTGCATTGCTGGGGGCGAAGTTTACACGCTTGGCCCTTCCCCAACGCTGGGTGTATCGGCTGGAGGGCCATGCGCGCCTTGAGGTCTTAGGGGCGCGCTTGTTCGAGTTGGCGGGTGTGAAGTAA
- the rpsL gene encoding 30S ribosomal protein S12, whose product MPTINQLVRKGREKVKYKTSSPALQGCPQKRGVCTRVYTQTPKKPNSALRKVARVRLVNGIEVTTYIPGIGHNLQEHSIVLIRGGRVKDLPGVRYHVVRGALDSVGVANRRQGRSKYGAKRPKETGKGVPAKGPAKKK is encoded by the coding sequence GTGCCGACGATCAACCAGCTTGTGCGAAAAGGAAGGGAAAAGGTCAAGTATAAGACCAGTAGCCCGGCGCTTCAGGGATGTCCACAGAAGCGTGGTGTTTGCACGCGCGTTTATACCCAAACACCGAAGAAGCCGAACTCCGCCTTGCGTAAGGTCGCTCGTGTGCGGTTGGTTAACGGCATTGAAGTCACGACGTACATCCCTGGCATTGGCCACAACCTTCAGGAACACTCCATTGTGTTGATTCGTGGCGGCCGTGTCAAAGACCTGCCGGGCGTCCGTTACCACGTCGTCCGCGGGGCGCTGGATTCAGTCGGCGTCGCCAACCGTCGTCAGGGACGCTCGAAGTACGGCGCAAAGCGCCCCAAAGAGACCGGCAAAGGCGTACCGGCGAAAGGCCCCGCCAAGAAGAAGTAG